One genomic window of Gracilinema caldarium DSM 7334 includes the following:
- a CDS encoding M16 family metallopeptidase has product MNKPRTFKTIETLFIGSLFIALLFMGCTSSPFPLALDTEAFKPQNLSVFEQENLKSFTTFTLSNGIPVIIKQSNASQVFTLNLVLRGGSLLASPETAGFEQVALQTMARGSKNYSYEKIQSLLDATSSSLGAFSNFEYATFSVTGLQKYLDILIPIWADCLVHPSFLEKDFAQVLSDTQLALQSKEQDPWTKTTEVMNREFFGKHPYGNVPEGTIASLNSMQLQDATQWYARQFSANRIFIVAVGAVDPDKLYKQLEASIGTIPDKKIPLPPHTPTFSNTTKLVRHEYPASRGLAYLRGDFPAPAPTDPDYMALNVGLKIVSDLLFNVVRDKYGATYSPAAYIRAFPANYGSIVMYKTKVPNTIKAYIDEALADFGRGYCIAIDEDIAEDPSARVPIAEALPTYKALFINEYYQNQQTNAQQAVTIISSVINTGDYRSYLKDMRNIESLKADQVQAAVNKYLLKGTITWVVTGSKDMIDLVPEADFTAPSRN; this is encoded by the coding sequence ATGAACAAACCACGAACTTTTAAAACCATCGAAACTCTTTTCATAGGATCCCTTTTCATAGCCCTTCTATTTATGGGCTGTACTTCATCCCCCTTCCCCCTCGCCCTGGACACAGAGGCCTTTAAGCCCCAAAATCTTTCTGTCTTTGAACAGGAAAACCTGAAAAGCTTTACTACCTTTACCTTATCTAACGGTATCCCTGTAATTATAAAACAAAGCAATGCGAGCCAGGTTTTTACCCTGAACCTAGTACTCCGCGGGGGGAGTCTTCTTGCAAGCCCAGAAACGGCAGGTTTTGAACAGGTTGCCCTCCAAACTATGGCAAGGGGTAGTAAAAATTATAGCTATGAGAAGATCCAATCCCTGCTCGATGCAACAAGTTCTTCCCTTGGGGCCTTCAGTAACTTTGAATATGCCACCTTCAGCGTGACGGGCCTCCAGAAATATCTTGATATTCTCATCCCGATCTGGGCAGATTGCCTTGTACATCCCAGTTTTCTCGAAAAAGATTTCGCCCAGGTGCTTTCTGATACTCAACTGGCCCTGCAATCCAAAGAGCAGGATCCCTGGACGAAAACTACTGAAGTGATGAACCGGGAGTTTTTTGGTAAGCACCCCTATGGCAATGTACCGGAAGGGACCATAGCATCCTTAAACTCGATGCAGCTGCAAGATGCAACCCAATGGTATGCCAGACAATTTTCTGCAAATCGGATCTTTATAGTGGCCGTCGGAGCAGTCGATCCTGATAAACTGTATAAACAGCTCGAGGCAAGCATCGGAACCATTCCTGATAAAAAGATACCCCTCCCCCCTCACACTCCAACTTTTTCCAATACAACGAAACTGGTACGTCATGAGTACCCCGCATCCCGGGGTTTGGCATATCTTCGGGGCGATTTCCCCGCTCCTGCTCCCACCGATCCTGACTATATGGCTCTGAATGTGGGGCTAAAAATAGTTTCGGACCTGCTCTTTAATGTTGTCCGAGATAAATATGGTGCAACTTATTCACCTGCAGCCTACATCCGTGCTTTCCCTGCCAACTATGGATCTATTGTTATGTATAAAACTAAAGTCCCCAATACCATTAAGGCTTATATTGATGAAGCTTTAGCGGACTTTGGCCGGGGATACTGCATAGCTATTGATGAAGATATAGCGGAAGATCCTTCTGCACGGGTCCCCATAGCAGAAGCACTCCCTACCTATAAGGCTCTGTTTATCAATGAATACTATCAGAATCAACAAACAAATGCCCAACAAGCAGTTACCATCATCTCATCGGTTATCAACACAGGAGACTACCGGAGCTACCTTAAGGACATGAGAAACATTGAAAGCCTCAAGGCTGATCAGGTACAAGCGGCTGTTAACAAATACCTCCTGAAAGGTACCATTACCTGGGTTGTTACCGGGTCCAAAGATATGATCGATCTGGTACCGGAAGCTGACTTTACAGCACCTTCGCGAAACTGA
- a CDS encoding carbohydrate ABC transporter permease, with the protein MTMSANRKFLFKFAFYVVGTLLVASWLIPIAIAFFTSLKSMDELMASPRMWAPPKKLVFSNFAEVWAKVGMARYVVNTLIITIPSVIGALLVSSLGAFALAFYKFRLNKTVLIIFITGMLIPFQMLLIPVYRFSDTTGLINTYPGIILFHIAFQLGFCTFFLRNFMKQIPFSLIEAPRIDGANDFYIYRKIVLPLSVSSMAALGVLEFTWIWNDLLWSLILLQIDRLKPVTLGLANMQGEFISNYNMIAAGSIIAAAAPLVIFLFFQRYFIAGLTVGAEKG; encoded by the coding sequence ATGACGATGTCTGCGAATCGTAAGTTTTTATTCAAGTTTGCTTTTTATGTAGTGGGGACCCTCCTGGTTGCAAGCTGGCTCATCCCCATAGCCATAGCGTTCTTTACATCCCTTAAGTCGATGGATGAACTCATGGCAAGCCCCAGAATGTGGGCTCCCCCTAAAAAACTGGTATTTTCTAATTTTGCCGAAGTATGGGCTAAGGTCGGCATGGCCCGTTATGTGGTCAATACGCTGATTATTACCATCCCATCAGTCATTGGAGCCCTTCTTGTTTCAAGCCTCGGAGCCTTTGCCCTAGCCTTTTATAAGTTCAGACTGAACAAAACCGTACTTATCATTTTTATTACCGGTATGCTCATACCTTTTCAGATGCTCCTCATCCCCGTCTACCGGTTTTCAGATACCACAGGACTCATCAATACCTACCCAGGAATCATTCTCTTTCACATTGCCTTTCAACTCGGATTCTGTACCTTCTTCCTGCGGAATTTCATGAAACAGATTCCCTTTAGTTTGATCGAAGCCCCACGGATTGATGGAGCAAATGATTTTTATATCTATCGTAAAATTGTTCTTCCTCTTTCAGTCTCTTCTATGGCGGCTCTTGGAGTATTAGAATTTACCTGGATATGGAATGACCTGCTCTGGTCTCTTATCCTTTTGCAGATAGACAGGCTTAAACCCGTTACCCTGGGATTAGCTAACATGCAGGGGGAGTTTATATCAAACTATAATATGATTGCCGCAGGATCCATCATTGCAGCCGCGGCGCCGTTGGTAATCTTCCTCTTCTTCCAGCGATACTTTATTGCAGGTCTTACTGTAGGAGCAGAGAAGGGTTGA
- a CDS encoding carbohydrate ABC transporter permease: MTLRIHKDKLLPWAFLALPLTMYLIWVIIPVLQSLLFSLTYRDTIMYGQKFIGLANFIRLFQDPQFHLALWNNFIWLVFFVGIPIPLGLGIAMLFNQDYTGARLYKTLFYVPMTLSFAVIGTIWAWIYHPDFGALNTLLRVARLDSWAKQWLGDKRYMTMALVVVGVWRQVPYVMILYLAGLKNVPEELIEAATVDGATWGQRFRHVIIPMLAPATMVAVTISIIDSLRSFDIVYVMTNTKARAAEVLASYMYSSAFHYQDYGYGSAIAVIQFLITFGFIVVYVSNTMKNELQR; encoded by the coding sequence ATGACCCTGCGCATTCATAAAGATAAATTGTTACCCTGGGCCTTTCTGGCATTACCCTTAACGATGTACCTTATTTGGGTCATCATTCCCGTATTGCAAAGCCTGCTCTTCAGCCTTACATATCGTGATACCATCATGTATGGCCAAAAATTTATAGGTCTAGCCAACTTTATCCGGCTCTTTCAGGATCCACAATTTCATCTAGCCCTTTGGAACAACTTTATCTGGCTTGTGTTTTTTGTCGGTATCCCCATTCCACTAGGACTCGGAATAGCTATGCTCTTTAACCAGGACTATACCGGAGCACGATTGTATAAAACCCTTTTTTATGTTCCCATGACCCTTTCCTTTGCCGTCATCGGTACTATCTGGGCATGGATTTACCATCCCGATTTTGGCGCATTGAACACACTACTCCGTGTAGCCCGGCTCGACAGCTGGGCAAAACAATGGCTTGGGGATAAACGATATATGACCATGGCCCTCGTGGTAGTTGGAGTGTGGCGTCAGGTGCCCTATGTAATGATCCTGTACCTAGCAGGCCTAAAGAATGTTCCTGAAGAACTCATTGAAGCTGCAACAGTTGATGGTGCAACCTGGGGTCAGCGCTTTCGCCATGTGATCATTCCGATGCTCGCCCCTGCTACGATGGTTGCAGTCACTATCTCCATTATCGATTCACTGCGTTCCTTTGATATTGTGTACGTTATGACCAATACCAAGGCCCGGGCCGCAGAAGTTCTGGCAAGCTATATGTACTCTTCAGCCTTCCATTACCAGGACTATGGCTATGGTTCCGCCATCGCGGTCATCCAGTTTCTGATTACCTTTGGATTCATCGTTGTATATGTATCCAACACCATGAAAAACGAATTACAGCGATAA
- a CDS encoding M16 family metallopeptidase — MNIQKRLLLGLCLLFTNVLCIPGAFSETGSASPLTHKVLPNGLEVFVVENHAVPLATVCVVFRGGASAQNPENAGIFHLYEHMLFAGNEKYPTQAAFTAALNRMGVPNWNGATGSQYINYFITVPSNRLTEGIEFWAWAVKKPVFNESKLEQEKEVVINEIRGYHTDPDHIFQNALQSRVFYRFPWRKNIDGPEENIQKTTVADLQRMRETYYIPRNTALMIAGDVNPNEAFKLAEQWFGDWQGGAAPVIAEPPQSPFPQNIKLAYADDTFYRGISMVQFLWRGPDVLRETKDTYTSDVLLYLLSSPVGRFKQTLMKKSPGLYDERYIDFSYPTSRDGGSYGFTTYFKMGMPDAPSLIIRTEALRKLLLEEFSIIAQNPESYFGKEELEKAKTKLIDHNLLSMEVASSFVTGTLTFWWSVASTDYFFSYEKNCKAVTFQDIQDLIRRYILGVDENSRPAVATAVRFSTADGWKEPGLQTDITSYGYQEISPETAFWWQQQR; from the coding sequence ATGAACATACAAAAACGACTATTACTTGGCCTTTGTCTGCTGTTCACCAATGTATTGTGTATTCCAGGGGCTTTTTCAGAGACCGGATCAGCCAGTCCCTTAACCCACAAAGTTTTACCAAATGGATTAGAGGTTTTCGTCGTAGAGAATCATGCGGTCCCCCTTGCGACAGTATGTGTCGTATTCCGGGGTGGGGCTTCAGCACAAAACCCGGAGAATGCAGGTATATTCCACCTCTATGAGCACATGCTCTTTGCGGGAAATGAAAAATATCCAACCCAGGCAGCTTTTACCGCTGCCTTAAACCGAATGGGTGTGCCTAACTGGAATGGAGCTACAGGCAGCCAATATATAAACTATTTCATTACAGTCCCATCTAATCGACTTACCGAGGGAATTGAGTTTTGGGCATGGGCAGTCAAAAAACCTGTATTTAACGAATCAAAACTTGAACAGGAAAAAGAAGTCGTTATCAACGAGATTCGAGGCTACCATACCGATCCTGATCACATTTTCCAGAATGCTCTGCAATCCAGGGTCTTCTATCGATTTCCCTGGCGCAAAAATATAGACGGACCGGAAGAAAATATACAAAAAACAACCGTTGCCGATTTACAACGGATGCGGGAAACCTATTACATACCCCGGAATACAGCCCTCATGATTGCAGGAGATGTAAACCCTAATGAAGCGTTTAAGCTGGCTGAACAATGGTTTGGTGATTGGCAAGGCGGGGCGGCCCCTGTTATCGCCGAACCGCCCCAGAGTCCCTTTCCCCAAAATATAAAACTTGCCTATGCAGATGATACCTTTTATCGCGGGATCTCCATGGTACAATTCCTCTGGCGAGGTCCTGATGTACTCAGAGAAACCAAGGATACTTACACCTCAGATGTACTTCTGTATCTGCTTTCATCCCCTGTGGGTCGTTTTAAACAAACTCTAATGAAAAAGAGCCCTGGACTCTACGATGAACGGTACATCGATTTTTCCTACCCAACCAGCCGGGACGGTGGCAGTTACGGCTTTACCACCTATTTCAAGATGGGCATGCCCGATGCTCCTTCTCTTATCATCCGAACCGAAGCCCTTCGTAAGCTGCTTCTTGAGGAATTCTCCATCATCGCGCAAAATCCAGAGTCCTATTTTGGAAAAGAAGAACTGGAAAAGGCAAAAACCAAATTGATTGACCACAATTTGCTTTCCATGGAGGTTGCATCCAGTTTTGTTACCGGTACCCTGACCTTCTGGTGGTCCGTGGCAAGCACTGATTATTTTTTTTCATATGAGAAAAACTGCAAAGCCGTCACCTTTCAGGATATCCAGGACCTTATCCGTCGTTATATTCTTGGGGTTGATGAAAACAGCCGGCCGGCGGTGGCCACTGCGGTACGATTTTCTACCGCCGATGGATGGAAAGAACCGGGATTACAGACAGATATAACCAGTTACGGATACCAGGAAATATCACCGGAAACCGCTTTCTGGTGGCAGCAGCAACGATAG
- a CDS encoding ABC transporter substrate-binding protein, with the protein MKKYLAVIVACSIAATAFASGSNELVINSYMSDQAPKETFQKLVDDFQKKNPDIKVTVNTTAHEQFKTLLPSWLTSKQAPDVVTWFAGYRMQAFAEKGLLEPINDVFPGGSFEAEFPPAFKTASSYNGNIYFMPQSWYWWAVYYNKDVFTKLNLSIPKTADEFMAVCDKLKAAGIAPIAIGAKDTWTAGGWFDYMDSAVNGGEFHVKLTKGEVPYTDPAVKKTFGYIAEMAKRGYFMPNAASYSWQEAANILFRGEAGMYLMGQFIKDVAPADVKDKIDFFRFPSFGRSDYAVDTPTDGFMIPKNAKNKEAAKKFMAYLATAEAQEKFCKPLGRLAANKKVPVPNADAQRGLDMVLGAKTAMQFYDRDAPEEMAAKGMNAIVDIIANPSQLDSILTALDKERVRIYSK; encoded by the coding sequence ATGAAAAAGTACCTCGCCGTTATCGTTGCGTGTTCCATCGCAGCAACCGCCTTTGCGAGCGGTTCAAACGAACTGGTCATCAATTCCTACATGTCCGACCAGGCACCCAAGGAAACCTTCCAGAAACTTGTAGATGACTTCCAGAAAAAGAATCCCGACATCAAGGTTACGGTAAACACCACCGCCCATGAGCAGTTTAAGACCCTGCTTCCCAGCTGGCTTACTTCCAAACAGGCCCCCGATGTGGTCACCTGGTTCGCCGGCTACCGCATGCAGGCCTTTGCAGAAAAGGGGCTTCTGGAACCTATCAATGATGTATTCCCCGGCGGATCCTTCGAAGCCGAATTTCCCCCAGCCTTTAAAACCGCATCCAGCTACAATGGCAACATCTATTTCATGCCCCAGAGCTGGTACTGGTGGGCCGTCTATTACAACAAGGATGTCTTTACCAAACTGAACCTTTCCATTCCCAAAACCGCAGATGAATTCATGGCTGTCTGCGACAAACTGAAAGCCGCAGGGATTGCTCCCATTGCAATCGGCGCTAAGGACACCTGGACTGCCGGCGGCTGGTTCGACTATATGGACAGCGCAGTCAATGGCGGTGAATTCCATGTAAAACTGACCAAGGGCGAAGTTCCTTATACGGATCCTGCGGTAAAGAAGACCTTCGGGTATATCGCAGAAATGGCTAAACGGGGTTACTTTATGCCTAACGCAGCCAGCTATTCCTGGCAGGAAGCGGCCAATATCCTCTTCCGCGGAGAAGCCGGAATGTACCTCATGGGTCAGTTTATTAAGGACGTAGCTCCCGCCGATGTAAAGGACAAGATCGACTTCTTCCGCTTCCCCTCCTTCGGCCGGTCTGACTATGCGGTAGATACCCCCACCGACGGCTTTATGATCCCGAAGAACGCAAAGAACAAGGAAGCTGCAAAGAAATTTATGGCTTACCTCGCTACCGCAGAAGCCCAGGAAAAGTTCTGCAAGCCCCTCGGACGGCTCGCGGCTAACAAAAAAGTACCCGTACCAAATGCGGATGCTCAGCGCGGTCTGGACATGGTTCTTGGTGCAAAAACTGCCATGCAGTTCTATGACCGGGATGCTCCGGAAGAAATGGCCGCCAAAGGCATGAACGCCATCGTCGACATTATTGCTAATCCTTCTCAGCTCGATTCCATTCTGACGGCTCTGGATAAGGAACGGGTCCGGATCTACAGCAAGTAA